GAGTCATAGATGCCATTTGAGATAATCCACGGTTTAGTGCGCCGTGATATGTAATTCATAAATCATACATTTCCCAATAATAAGCTTGGGTTGAATTCTGTGTCTATAAGTCACCATTTTaggtgtatacagtatataaagttTAGAATCCTCAATGGATTTTAatgcattgttattattattactattatcagGTTTGTTGTTTGACCACATTTTTACAGAACAAATATCCCTCTAACAAAAGTGTACttttatgaaatttaaatatGCTTACATATGATTAATATATGTAGATTGTATACTCTTTGATGTATAGGGAAGTAAAACCAAATAAGATGAAGTTGTCAAGATCATAAGTATTAAGTGAGATGAACTGCTTTTTATATCCTATTCACATTTGTCAGGCGTGCGAATTACAGTGTAACACCTACAGAAAACAAACCGCCCTCTGGCGTGTTGTGTGAGGTCACTTTTGTGCCTGTGTGGTTCTCCAGGTATGTTGTCGAACACTGAGAAGTGTGGAGGAGGCCCATCTGTCACAGCGCCATCGCCCTGTAAACAAAATCCTCAGCTGTCATTCACGACAGGGCCCACATCTTTTCTGTTTATCACCACTGGCCACTTCACGGCATTGGAAACGGTAAAATGTAGCAGGCAAATACATAAAGATAATCTTGCACCGTCTGTAGGAAACGTCTGTTTGAAGAAGTCATCATATATTGTTGCTTGCAGGTGAGGGTCGTGCCTCACTTCACCTTGCCTTGCAGGGTTACTGCTGGCGACTGTGTTAACCTTAAGATCAAATATTGATCTCCGCGTGATCGATTGCCAGAGTATGAAGCAGAAAACATGCAGCCTTTAAGGGTTAATGACCTTCTGACCTTGTTTTTAACGCTATTCATATCTCCGTGCTGATACTGACTCGAGAAGGAGCTGACCTGTGATGAGTGTGATTTCAACAGTCACACATAAGCACTCCCTCCCACCTGCAGTCTTAttgtgatgggttttttttctgctacaGCCACAAAAAGTCTCCTCGTGAATGTTATGTAACCATCAACTTAAGCATAATTATACACTAATCCCAATATCACTGTTTCATCCGATTCTAACGTAGTCTGATATTAAACTACCAAGCTGAACTGTTAACAACACCTTAACCATATaatcagccatttcaaaaacacaactaaCTGTGTAACAAAACCATTTCGCTTCCATTAAGTTGAAATGAATGGCCCATTTTTACTCTCTGTGCTTACAAGGCATTTTTATGGCATTTAGGGTGTTAggctacattttctttttccaatatcTGATCCAGGCAGTTTGACCTGTATCTGACGCTTACAAATATCATCGTGATAAGagcacatttgaaagtggtgtTTCCCTAGCCATTTCTGAAAGAtgtatgtttgataaatgaatcacaacttcattttatgcatgtgcTCTTCATACATCTTAACCCTTggttacatacagtatatacagagggtataagaatatagaatagaattgtttttcattttcaccaactacatatataaacacagctgagcaaaaagtactcaaaatgtttcaaatgtgtgaaatttgtgaaatacgtcacagttcgaagttcgcttggctcgtttttatgaacaaaaagaaaagaaaaactattcTCTATAGTCTATTTTGACTATagagtctattttgtgacttctgcactaCTTTATCtcaatgcgatataaaatgaatcataaatttgactcaaaaacacataagaagacaaaaagcctgaatatgtgacctatgaacaccgctcccaggatgtccatataaggagttttgtATTATTCCCAAAGCAATTTATCCTAGGCGCGCCTGAGAGTTAACTTccatttctgtaacacctgATATTATGTTGAATGGGTAAAACAGCACGTTTTTACTTTGGATTGAAGGGACATGGTAATCGTGGGTCAAGTAATGGTTCCGCATTGATCTCATGCTCATTGCAAACCTGACAACACTATTTATATTCACACCTAGAGGCTATTGAACACAGAGACAAGCAGACTGAGTGTATGCTGAATTAGCACCTCGCTGGCAGCGTTTTTACGATTTCGGTCTATCCTTTATTCCAAAGCATTACAAGAAGGATTTTATATTCATAAGCCACTTTGTAGGCAGAGAATGGTTGAATTAATTTCAATACAATATAAAAGTTGCAGGTGACAGAGAGTTGCTTTAAATACATGACCCAGTCACTTTAACTGTTGGATTTAAAGCCAGTtgacggggaaaaaaagaacatgcgTGAAGTATAGTGTGGCTCTTCATGTCCAAAGACATCGTGTTACCCATGACTGTATCTTGTACTGTGACTCCAAACACGACATCGCAACCTCGGAGTTACTTAACCTGAGAttctctcctgctctgtcctaGACTCTGTGCTCTCACGGCGAGTTCCAAAAGGTGAAGTGCAGGTACAAGCTCCAAGTGACATTCCAGGTACCCGAAGGGCCACAGGGAGATTTTATTTCTGTCCTGACATCACACGTTTTCCCCTTAGTGAACCAGCTAAGGCACTTCTCTTGCTGCCTACAGGTGATCAAGATGTCGGTTTGAATGAAGGTCAGGAGCTGTCGTGTAAAATCACTGGTAAGACTGAAAAGTTGAAAGAACAGTCTTTGTCTGACGACTGGAGGTCACGACGTGACATTCATCATGTTGCTAGGTTTGTGTTCTGAAAACAAGTTAGAGTTCTCGGTatgatgttattgtttattgtttgtttattcacgGAGGGGGATCTTCTTTAACGTTCTTTGGCTTCTCATCTTCTCTCCTCGATTTGCTCAACTATATAATACATAATGTTCACAGGTTATCAGTTGCCTAATTTATACAACATGAAGTTTGTACAAACTTCAAACTTCagttatactgagaaacacggaGAGTTGTGTGACTTATTCATCATTGTGGTCATTTATTTGATAATTTCTTTCATGTAACATGTGttcatattaatatatattattattaatagtataATAAGTACACACTATAGTTTTTAACGTAATAACAAACTTAACTAAGAGGTCAAAGGTAGAAGTGCTGCCGGAATAAGAGCAGTTTCCAGTTCTATGTTTTAGGGCTTCACTATTTCAGCTATTTATGAAGCAGAAATGACAAATAGCTTTTGAAATGTGAGGATTTGCATTGCAAATTGAACTTCTTCAGTTTGGCATAAAGAGCTAAATTTAACACCTCAGTCTTGCCTCTAGGAAATTGTGAGCGTGATGCCCAGTGTTTTCTGACGCTGCATGAACTAGACAATGATCAGATAGTTGAGGTAGTCCTCGTCAAGCTTTACTGGATttaatttacaaacaaacaaacatacaagtaAACAGCAGCATACATAAGTATTGAATATTGTGTAAAGGTACGGTGTATTTGGCCTATACATTTATCAGATTAACCTTAATGTAATATCTTGCACGCCCACCCTATGTTACCTCTGTTTACTTACACTTCCTTCAACACTGGACATTGACTCGTGACTCATAATCAATTGTAGTTTAGGTGGAGATTGGCATCTTTTGTTACATAACTAACGGATGTTTAtagtttgatgtaaaaaaagaaaaaaagaggagaagaagcatGCCAGTGCAGTGCGGTTGGTAATCTGGCATATACATTCATTTGTTCAACAGCTACAGGCCCTTGAGGCGTTTTGGAGGCTATTCCTAAAACCACACTGCCTGATTACTCAACTGGCATAAAAGCAACCACTCAAAGCAATCTCATTTGTGGCTCTAAAGCTGTGTAGTGTGCGCTGATACCTCGGTTAGGTAACACACCAGTGCTGAGAGTTATATTGGAGGTGACACCCCATCAGGACTATAAATAGCTTTGCACTTTTCCCCCAGGAGCCCAGCTGTAGCTTTCTCGCAGGCATTTGATCTCTAGTTTGTGGGCGTCTGACatcacccactgctgctgctttgtctccCTGACGTTCTGGctcctgcacacaaacacacgcacaccgGGAAAACACACCGGCACCATCAGTGCTGTAGTAGCTTCATTATAGCTGGAAGAtcatgtgtggaaaaaaaaaaaggatctttcATCAGAAGCTGTGATGGTGATGCTTTTAAGAGTCAGTCACTTCAAAGACAGTTCGCCTCAGGGTTTTCCCTCAACTGCATTTAATGATTTCTCACAAAATTACTTTAAATACTTGACTATGATGGCAGAAGCAAGGCAGCGAGTGAAGTGAATCACTCCTACATAAACGAAACTTTGCGCTTAATTGGAGGGGATGAGGATACAGGAACGAGCCCAGCACAAGTCTCATAACAAGTGGGCGTATAAagcaaatggaaatgaaaaaataaagatacaCCAAACTCCTGCCGGCTGCGTCTGACCCACGTTAGTTACCGTCTACACACATGTGTGATGACTCAGGAACAACCACTTAGATTTATATTGAGTTATATAGTCCAGTTTGGATTAGGTACGGTTTTAATGTTAACAAGACAACAAAGGGGATAATTTCCTcgttatttagtttttttaaattattttaatttttttatgcaGCTGttacaaataacaaacaaaatattttttgggCTGTTTGGAGGTTACATTTTGGATTGCTGCTTGCTGCATGATTTATTAAGGGCTGTGACTCGACTAATGGTTAATGAATCATTTACTAATGCTTATCGATGTGTAAGATGCCACTGACAAGAACAAAATGTAAGTTACAAGGTTTTCGTTGCCATTTTGGTGCCATTTGGTGGCCGGCTACTGTCCAACAAACCTCACTTCATGCATTACATGTTGTAGTTTGCAGCTTTGGAATAATTTCTAAATTAGCTGCTTAATGCTTTATTCGTCAGGTAGGACCAATGGTTCATCAGTCCACTTACCTTCCAGGAAAACTAGCAGTTGGTATCTATGTTTATGAAAGACTTTGTAACGTATAACTACTGACATATTGGcctttttattatatattcatattagcAATGGATTACTACCAATTAGAAAGAAAGTTTTAACTTCATACAAAGAGCTTTACCACAACCTGGCAACCCGAGTCATCAAAAATTTGAGATTGTGTTTGTATTGCCTCACAAATGCATGCAAACAGCTGTACAGCAAATTATAGATTATAGAAAATTCAAAGCAGAAATGTCCAACATTCAAGTCTGAATGTAGTTTATGCTCACATCTGAGTCCTATAGTTCAAGGCAGAGCTCCAACTACAGCTGTGCTTTTTACCAGTGACCTGTGCTCCATCAGTAATCTATTCAATGTATAAAGTATTTACAAATCAATCAGTGATTTATAATCTGTTTCTCTTTCAAATCCAATGCATCAAAGCAAccatatgtatttgttttgtacaaCATCCCAACACAGATGAGCTCAAGGCTCATAAATGGGTTTCCTGAGACGAGGGTTGTGTCTCCTGGCAAaacattatataattatataacaggtcacattataaaatattgtaatattttatagtatatagtatatcaGTATTTTATAACACCCCTAATTTTGTGTTAGATGCCACTGCACTGAACTCCATATTACAAGTAAAACATATCCGCTATAGTATAAATGAAGCTGTAAATTGTGATTAGATGTGTAAAGTTGACATATGAGTTTCTTGATTCTCACCAACAACACATTCCTATTGCTGcgtagattattattatttctgcaaTTTCAATATATTGTCTTCTTGACCGCAGAACCAGGTGGCTTTGAAGAAAAGGTCAGCCATTCTACCATCATCCGCATTCAGTTATGTTTATATCCGGTATATTTTTGCATAcgagacacaaacaaattatAATACTACACAGTGAATCTACAGTAGCCAGTGGCCtatgaataattcatttcaGGAAAGGGATCTGTTTGCCCTCGTGCCTCTTTGGTGCGCCTGTGCACCTGGTGCCATTTGGCTGTATGGGCTACAGCAGACGCGTCTCCAATTATCAAGAGGCACATCCGTGGGTTTCTCTGTGTCAACCCCCGCCCACCCCCCAACCTTAAAAAAATAGTCTCCACATCCACATTGATTTGAGCGAAGCCAGATCAGGGTGGGCGACACGAGAAACTCGCACGTGAATAACTTATCCTGGATGATTGATATGCATTTTGCGCACAGGACAACCAAACTAGAAAAGTCCAGTGTGAAAGAGGGACGTTTTGTGACCGTGTAGGACAAACTGTTATCGTGTCTCTGGGTGTGATTACAATTTCTTCATGTGATAACCGATATCTTTAGATGACCATTCACTCCAGTGGGCTTGCTGTTTTCCAACTAGATCCTCCTGTAATGTGCGTGATGAGTgggctgccacacacacacacgacccgCTCAGACTTGGCACAGCTTTCCTTCAGCACTTGGCGCGTGTTGATGTGGAATAATCGGCAGGTTTGAGTGGCGGCGGCCGCTTCAGCACGCTGGACAGCGCTCGTGGAAGTTGGAGAGGATCGGCTGCGcgcgttttctttttttggtttgtttgtttatttttatttttattttttttaattatataattgAAATGAATTTGCGGAGCCGCTTCTGTGGAGATGTGCCACGCGTGACCATGGCTAGTTTGAAGTATTCATTGTCCACAATAACAACAGGCGCGCGGAAGCCCACAGCGCACTCTCTGGAGTGAGACATGGACTTTGCTGAGATCTTTTGCGCTTTGTTCATCGTCGTGGTCGCGGTCGTGTCGCTGCTGTCAAACTTGTTGGTGCTGCTATGTTTCATCCACAGCACCGAGATTCGCCGACAGGTGCCCGGTGTTTTCACCATGAACTTGTCCTTCTGCAACATCCTCATCACTGTGCTGAACATGCCGGCCACTCTGCTGGGGGTTATCCGGGAGCAGCAGCCTTTTGGGGATTGCATTTGCCACACAGTGAGCTTTCTGGAGACTTTCCTGACCGCCAACACCATGTTGAGCATGGCAGCCCTCAGCATAGACCGGTGGATAGCGGTGGTCTTCCCGCTCAGTTACTCCACTAAAATGCGCTACAAGGACGCACTGATCATGGTGTGCTACTCCTGGCTCCACTCCTTCACCTTCTCCCTTGCAGCGCTGCTCTTCTCTTGGGTTGACTACAGCCACGTCTACGCGTCCTGCACCTTGCAGCCGAGCGACGACGGCAGCGACAGGATTAAGTTCACAGTCTTCACTGTCGTTTTCCACGCCACGAGTTT
The nucleotide sequence above comes from Solea senegalensis isolate Sse05_10M linkage group LG3, IFAPA_SoseM_1, whole genome shotgun sequence. Encoded proteins:
- the gpr78b gene encoding G-protein coupled receptor 26, yielding MDFAEIFCALFIVVVAVVSLLSNLLVLLCFIHSTEIRRQVPGVFTMNLSFCNILITVLNMPATLLGVIREQQPFGDCICHTVSFLETFLTANTMLSMAALSIDRWIAVVFPLSYSTKMRYKDALIMVCYSWLHSFTFSLAALLFSWVDYSHVYASCTLQPSDDGSDRIKFTVFTVVFHATSFMLSLLILCFTYLKVLKVARFHCKRIDIITMQTLFLLVDIHPSVKQRCLAEQKRRKQRATKKISIFIGSFIICFAPYVITRLAELLPFVDINRHWGIISKCLTYSKAASDPFAYSLLRQQYKKVLVTVVNRLLRRDLYPSSGHNSSLDTENDYCLQRIS